The following is a genomic window from Campylobacter concisus.
TTTTTATCTCATCAGGGCTAAATTTTTTATTTAAAAATATACTTTGACTTACAAATAGATCTTCATCACTTTCGGTGATTATGGCTCTAAAGCTATTTCCAAAACTAGTCGGAGAAAAATTTTTGTCTATGAAAATCGGATCAAAATGCCCATTAATCCTACCTTCATATGGCTTAAATGAAATTTTATTTTTATCAAGAAATTTTAAAAGCCCATAAAACATACCGGCAAAAACTCGTGGTATGTTTAAGTTTTGATAGTAAGTTTGCTTAAAAACCGTATTTGTAAAAAAGATTGAGCTTGGATTTATCTCGTGCATCGTCGTGTCTGTGTAAATAGTCTCAAAAAGAGGTGATATGCGCTGGAGTGTCCTTATGTCATCGCCAAAAAACACATCAAAGACCTTTGCATGAAAAATTTGATTAAAAAGCTCAGTTATGTTTTTTGACATGACATGTGCATTGGAGCCAAGTTTTGATTTTTCCAAAAAGTCATTTATATAAGAATTTACAGCACAAAATTTCAAATCTTTGTGAGTTGACTCAAATCTCATAAGCTTTATCATGGCAGTTTGCAAACTACTAACTTTCAAAAAAGCGATTTCTTTGTCAATAATTGGAACATTATCTTCGCTAATTATGGCGTATGCACCTTGTTTTATTGCCGTTTCTATATCGCTATCGTTTGCATTTAAGCAAATATATGCAAAGCCGCGCCTTACGTGTTTTAGCTCAAAAACAAACTCGCTTACGCTAGTTATTGTCGGTGCATTTAGAGCCTGGGCATTTATGAGGCGAGTTAAATTTTCTATTGTCATTTAGCCAACGATTGCACCGTTTTTTACTTTGCCTTGTGTGCCAAGTAGAGTTAATGAGCCATCAGATGCACTTAATATCATGCCCTGGGAGACATATTTTTTCATCATTGTTCGCTCTTTTAAATTTGCTAAAACACACACTTGCTTGCCGATAAGCGAGCTAGGCTCGTAGTATTTTGCGATACCAGATAAAATCTGACGCGGCTGCTCCTCGCCAAGATCTATCTTAAATTTAAGCAGCTTGTCACTACCTTCAACTCTCTCGCACTCGAGTACTTCGCCTACTTTTATGACGATCCTTGCAAAGTCATCTATGCTAATGATTTCGTCCTCTTTTTTCTCCTCTTTTGGCTCAGCTTTTACCTCAACCTTTGGCGGCTCATTTGCCTCGCTCATTAGCTCTTTTTCTATCCTTGGGAAAAGTGGCTCGGTGGCCTTTGCTGTAAAATTTGAAATTTCATTTTTCAAAACAAGGCTTTCATAAGATGCTGTGTCTATGCTAAAGCCAAGCGTGTCAGCTATCTTAGTACAAGTTTTTGGCATAGCTGGGCTAAGTAGTATCGCCACTTTTGCAAGCAAATTTGCGCAAAGTGCTACAAGTGCGTTTGCCTCGTCAGTTTTGCCAGCTTTTACAAGTGACCATGGCTCATACTTCGCAACGGCTGCATTTGCTAGCGTTACGATCTTCCAAAGATCCTCTAAATAGCGGTTCGTCGCTAAATTTTCTAAATTTTTAATAGCCTCATCAAGGTAGCCCTTGGCCTCATCAAGTTCGGCTTTGTGAAATTTGATCACGTCTTTTGAACCGATTTTATAGTCGCTATACTTTGCACTCATGCCAACTATTCGGCTTAGCAAGTTACCAAGTCCGTTGCCAAGTTCTGAATTTATACGCTCGATCAAAGCCTTTTGGCTGTAATCGCCATCTTGCCCAAACGGCACCTCTCTAAGCAAAAAGTATCTGAAATTTTCAAGTCCGTAAGCATTTGCAACCTCTCTTGGGTTTATAACATTACCCTTACTTTTGCTCATCTTTTCGCCATTTATGGTCCACCAGCCGTGCGCTGCTACGTGTTTTGGTAATGGCAAGCCAAGACTCATCAAAAATGCCGGCCAGTAAACTGCGTGAAAGCGTAAAATATCTTTGCCAACGATGTGAGTAGTGTATGGCCAAAGATCCATTCTAGCGTCATCTCTTGAATATCCTAGTGTTGTTAGGTAGTTTATAAGCGCGTCAAGCCAGACGTACATAACGTGCTTTTCATCGTTTGCGCTCTTTGGTAGCTTTATGCCCCAGTCAAAGCTCGTTCTAGTTACTGAAAGATCTTTTAGTCCACCTTTTACAAAGCTTACGACCTCGTTTTTCTTACCTTTTGGGATGACGCAAAGCTCGTCATTTTCGTACCATTTTAAAAGCGCGTCTTCATATTTTGAAAGCTTAAAAAAGTAGCTCTCTTCTTTGACTAAAGACGTCACTCGGCCGCAGTCTGGACAGTGATTGTCTTCTAGCAGGTCTCTTTGATTAAAAAAGGTTTCGCAGCTAACGCAGTAAAATCCCTCATATTCGCCTTTGTAAATGTCGCCATTTGCTTGCATCTTTTCAAAGACATTTTGCACGGTTTGTTTGTGCTCTTCGTCGGTCGTTCTTATAAAATGATCGTAGCTTATTTCAAACTCATCCCAAAGTGATCTAAATTTCGCACTGATCTCGTCGGCGTACTCTTTTGGAGTCTTGCCTCTAGCACGAGCTGCTTGCTCGATCTTTTGTCCGTGCTCGTCTGTGCCTGTCATAAAGTAAGTCTCTTTGCCTTGCAAGCGGTTAAATCTAGCAAGTGTATCAGCAATAATGGTCGTATATGCATGACCAATGTGTGGCACGTCGTTTACGTAATATATCGGGGTCGTTATATAAGCTTTTTCTTTCATATTTTTCCTTTAATTTTAAAAATCAAATCCGCCGTCACTGCCAGTATTGCCTTTTGACATCGAGTTGTAGCAGCTATTTACGTACTCTTTTCTTGTCTCGCAGTCAAAAAATACTTCGCAGCTAAAGCAGCTTTTTTGCCCTTTTTGGCTTTGGCACTCTTGCAAAATTTTTGCTTTTTGCTTTAAGACTAGTTCAAATGCGTCAAGTGGCTCGTTTGCTTGTGCTTCTTGCATTATTTTTGCTCGTAAAATTTATGCAAAAGAGAAATTTCATCACGTGAGCCAAAGAAGCATGGCGTTGTTTGGTGAATTTTTTCTATTTTTATATCAAAAAGTGTTTGATTTTTGCCGTTTGTCGTTGAGCCCTTTGCGTTTTCATATATGAAGGCAAATGGCAACACCTCAAAGACTACTCTTAGCTTGCCATTTGGATGATCGCTCGTTGCTGGGTAGCTAAAAAGACCGCCACCTTTTAGTAAAATTTGATGCAAATCGCTCACCATCGCACCTGAGTATCTTAGTCTGTAGCCTTGGTTGAATAGCTCGTTTATAAAATTTCTATGCGTTTGGCTCCAGCCTTTTTGCGTGGCTCCCGTGGCGTTTAGCTTGCCTTTTTCTTTTAGCTCAAGCTCTTTTACAAATTTAAACTCGCCATCTTTGCCAAGTCTATAAAATTTAGGCAAAGTGCCCTTTTTCTCAGCAATTACAAGCTCAAGCCTTGGGCCATATATGCTGTAAGCTGCGGCTATTAATTTTTCTGGTTTTACCTCGTCTTCGTAGATGCCAAAGATCGAGCCAACGGCAAAATTTACATCAACTAAGCTTGAGCCATCAAGTGGATCGTAAGCGATGATAAATTTAGCGTTTTTATTGATCTCAAGCTCGTCCTCTTTCTCTTCGCTAATTAGCGCTTTTACGCAGGCAAGCTCTTTAAATTTAGCTGTGATGATCTCGTCGCTTTTGACATCAAGCTTTAGCTG
Proteins encoded in this region:
- a CDS encoding class 1 fructose-bisphosphatase; this translates as MQELNQIFNTIKEIAKEISEVIKYADLGYTTHENATGDTQLKLDVKSDEIITAKFKELACVKALISEEKEDELEINKNAKFIIAYDPLDGSSLVDVNFAVGSIFGIYEDEVKPEKLIAAAYSIYGPRLELVIAEKKGTLPKFYRLGKDGEFKFVKELELKEKGKLNATGATQKGWSQTHRNFINELFNQGYRLRYSGAMVSDLHQILLKGGGLFSYPATSDHPNGKLRVVFEVLPFAFIYENAKGSTTNGKNQTLFDIKIEKIHQTTPCFFGSRDEISLLHKFYEQK
- the metG gene encoding methionine--tRNA ligase, with amino-acid sequence MKEKAYITTPIYYVNDVPHIGHAYTTIIADTLARFNRLQGKETYFMTGTDEHGQKIEQAARARGKTPKEYADEISAKFRSLWDEFEISYDHFIRTTDEEHKQTVQNVFEKMQANGDIYKGEYEGFYCVSCETFFNQRDLLEDNHCPDCGRVTSLVKEESYFFKLSKYEDALLKWYENDELCVIPKGKKNEVVSFVKGGLKDLSVTRTSFDWGIKLPKSANDEKHVMYVWLDALINYLTTLGYSRDDARMDLWPYTTHIVGKDILRFHAVYWPAFLMSLGLPLPKHVAAHGWWTINGEKMSKSKGNVINPREVANAYGLENFRYFLLREVPFGQDGDYSQKALIERINSELGNGLGNLLSRIVGMSAKYSDYKIGSKDVIKFHKAELDEAKGYLDEAIKNLENLATNRYLEDLWKIVTLANAAVAKYEPWSLVKAGKTDEANALVALCANLLAKVAILLSPAMPKTCTKIADTLGFSIDTASYESLVLKNEISNFTAKATEPLFPRIEKELMSEANEPPKVEVKAEPKEEKKEDEIISIDDFARIVIKVGEVLECERVEGSDKLLKFKIDLGEEQPRQILSGIAKYYEPSSLIGKQVCVLANLKERTMMKKYVSQGMILSASDGSLTLLGTQGKVKNGAIVG
- a CDS encoding ferrochelatase, with protein sequence MTIENLTRLINAQALNAPTITSVSEFVFELKHVRRGFAYICLNANDSDIETAIKQGAYAIISEDNVPIIDKEIAFLKVSSLQTAMIKLMRFESTHKDLKFCAVNSYINDFLEKSKLGSNAHVMSKNITELFNQIFHAKVFDVFFGDDIRTLQRISPLFETIYTDTTMHEINPSSIFFTNTVFKQTYYQNLNIPRVFAGMFYGLLKFLDKNKISFKPYEGRINGHFDPIFIDKNFSPTSFGNSFRAIITESDEDLFVSQSIFLNKKFSPDEIKICLPEGSLLKVQNAIYFKNLGEIKKLKNFIYILILCQKEDLLEELHKTTEENSLF